GACGGGACGGCTGGACGAAGTTCGTGATGCTCCTCGGGCGTGGCTGATATGTCCAGGACCACGCAGTTGCGTACGTACACCGTCCGCGAGGGGCTGCTCGACGAGTGGGTCGAGCGGTGGCGTGGTGACATCGTGCCGTTGCGGTTGAAGTTGGGCTTCGAGATCGGCGGGGCCTGGGTGGACCGGGAGCGCAACCAGTTCGTCTGGCTGCTCTCCTACGAGGGCCCCGAGACCTTCGCCGAACGCAACGCGCTGTACTGGGCCTCGCCCGAGCGCGAGGCGATGGGACTCGACCCGGACGACTACCTCCTGCACACCGACGACCGTACGGTCGAGCAGCGCTACTGACCGTCCGCCGGATCCGGCGGCAGCAGGTGCTGCCGCCGTTCCTCCGCGTCCAGCGTGCGGAACACCCGTGCGCGTGCCCGTGCCTCCAGCCGGTCGTAGTCGGGATCCGCCGGCCACACCCGCGCGGTGCCGTCGGCGGACGCGGTGAGCAGTCGCGTGCCGTCCCCGGACCACGCCACGGACATCACCTTGTCCCGGTGGACGCCGACGACGGCGAGTTCCTCGAACGTGGTGGCGGACCAGAGCCGCACCGTCCGGTCGTCCGAACCGGTCGCCACACGGCGGCCGTCCGGCGACCAGGCGACGGCCCGGACCCGCCCCTCATGCCCCTTCAGCACG
The DNA window shown above is from Streptomyces sp. NBC_00670 and carries:
- a CDS encoding NIPSNAP family protein; translated protein: MSRTTQLRTYTVREGLLDEWVERWRGDIVPLRLKLGFEIGGAWVDRERNQFVWLLSYEGPETFAERNALYWASPEREAMGLDPDDYLLHTDDRTVEQRY